The sequence AACGGCACGAGAGTCGCGAGTCATGAGGCCTTCCTTCTTGAGGGCGGGCTTGACTTCGGCGTCGTTAGCAACCAGTGCGCGGGCAATGCCGAGACGGACAGCGCCCATCTGGCCAGCGATGCCACCGCCACGAGCGGTAACTTCGACGTCCCATTCTTCCGCGTTGCCGAGGATGGCGAACGGAAGGTTAGCGATCATGTTCTGCACTTCAGAATGGAAGTAATCCTTGAAATCACGACCATTGATAGTGCGCTTGCCGGAACCCGGCTTCAGGATCACAGCGGCGATGGCGTTCTTGCGACGGCCAGTGCCACGGTAGATCTTCTTATTTTTTGCGGTAGCGATAGAGGTATCCTCCGTTCTTAAAGTTCTACAACTTCAGGTTTCTGCGCGGCGTGCGGATGTTCGGCACCGGCATAGATTTTGAGCTTCTTGATCATCTTGTGACCGAGAGCGCTGTGCGGGAGCATGCCCCAGATGGCAGCTTCGAGCGGTGCAGTCGGGTGCTTTGCCAAGAGGTCGGCAAAGTTGATCCAGCGTTCACCGGCAATGTGACCGGTGTGGTGGAAGTACTGCTTCTGCAGAGCCTTGTTGCCGGTAACAGCAACTTTTTCAGCGTTGATCACAACCACGAAATCGCCAGTGTCGACGTTCGGGGAGAAGATAGCCTTGTGCTTGCCCATCAGGAGCTTTGCAACTTCAGAGGCAACGCGACCCATAGGCTTATCGGCGGCGTCCACAAGCTTCCACTTGTGTTCGACGTTCTTCGGGTTTACCGTAATGGTCTTCATGTAAATCCTTTATTAGTTATTCCGGGGCCGAGTTGCCCCGTGAAATGCTGCGCTAAATTTAGAAGAAAAAACGCGGCCTTGCAAGGGTAAAAAACTACGATTTTTCAAAAAATCCGCGCCGTTTTCGGCATTTTCACTCTATCAATTATATCAATTATTTTAATTATATCAGTAAAAATAAACAAACCACCCCATTTTTGACTTTAAAAAGTCCCGAAGCGTTCACCTCGGGACCCATTTCAGTGGTTGCAATTTTTTGAGTCGAGCGGTCTAGGCTTATCTGGTCACTCTTACAGACTGCATCTGGCCGGTGGTGCGGCTGCGCAGGTAATAGATACCCGAAGCCTTCACCGCGCTAGAGTTCTGGAGGATTTCCTTGGCCGCGTCAAAACCATAGGCCGTGAGCACGCCCATGTGGACACCGTTCTGGTCGAACACGTGGTAGTCCTGACGGGTGTTATTGACGTATTTAACGGTCTGGGCAATCGGAACTTTGCCCGCGTCGATCTGGAACCAGTCGACATCGATATAGCCCTTGGCAACTTCCATGGTGAGGATCTGATCCCCTTTTTCAAGCGTAATGGAACCAGAAACTTCATCAAAGGAAGTCCAGGAACTGCCCGTGTATTTCAGCGTATCCGATACAACCTTGTCGCCGACCTTGAATACCAACGCCCCATCGCCATCTGCAGCAACAGCTGCTTTTAATTTAAATGTTCCACCCGCAGCAGCATTTATCGTATACTGGAAATAGTTTCCCGTAGGGTTGCAACCGAGAACAAGCCCGCCATTTTTTTCGCCAATTTTTACGGACGTGCCCTTTCTATATTCCGTATTCCAGGTATCGTCGCAATCGCCAGACACTGAATACGAATTATTGCCTTTGCCCTTACCCGGGATATCAAAGTCTTCCGCTTCAATCTTCCCTGACAAGTCAAAAGCCTTGCCCTTGAACGGAGTCTGCGGTTCAGGTTCGACCGGAGTCAATTCGCCCGTAGGAAGTCCCGTGGTGTTGACGCCCTTGTTCGAAGCGAGGTACTCCTTGAGCCAGGTCATGGCCGGACGGTCCTTGCCATCCTTGATAATACCAGACGTACCGTCATTCCACGTTGCTCCGTAGATGTAACCCCAAATGGTGATGCCTGCGATATTTTCATTTTCCATGAAGTAAGAAATCTGTTCGGAGTAACACTTCTTCTGGACATTGGCATCGTTTGTGAAAATATCGTATTCACTGATGAACAGCGGAATCTGGGTCTTGTTCCAAATGTCTTCGATGGTACTCTTCAGGGTGCTGAGGCTCAAGCAGGAGCCGCCACCACCGGTACCACCCTGGCCACCGCCCTGGCTCATCATGTCGTGAGCCTGCAGGCCGTAGGCATCCACCGGAGCCCCCGCCTTCTTCAGTTTCTGAATAAGGTCGATACCTTCGTTCTTCTGCCACTGCACCGTGTTGTAGTCGTTATAAATGAGGATTGCATCCGGCCAACGTTCGCGGGCCATTCTGAACGCTTCGGCAACGAATTCGTAGTTGCCCTTATCACCGCCGAGGGCGGCAATAATGTTGTTGTTGCCTTGCGGGCCGTAATTGGAATGGTACTTGCCATCACTTGTCTTGATAGCTTCGTTCACCACGTCGATCATTTCGAGATCGGGGTAATGCTGCTTGACGGCATCCATCCAATTGGTGATGGCCTTCTTGGTTTCGTCAGCACTGAGACCATTCAGCCAGCTCGGGTACTGGGAACCCCACACGAGAGCATGAAACTTGAAGTGTCCGCCGTTGTTCTTTGCCCAGTTATAGGCAGCATCACAACCACCCCAATTGAATTTGCCGCGAGAACC comes from Fibrobacter sp. UWH4 and encodes:
- the rpsI gene encoding 30S ribosomal protein S9; protein product: MATAKNKKIYRGTGRRKNAIAAVILKPGSGKRTINGRDFKDYFHSEVQNMIANLPFAILGNAEEWDVEVTARGGGIAGQMGAVRLGIARALVANDAEVKPALKKEGLMTRDSRAVERKKFGRKKARKHFQFSKR
- the rplM gene encoding 50S ribosomal protein L13, which encodes MKTITVNPKNVEHKWKLVDAADKPMGRVASEVAKLLMGKHKAIFSPNVDTGDFVVVINAEKVAVTGNKALQKQYFHHTGHIAGERWINFADLLAKHPTAPLEAAIWGMLPHSALGHKMIKKLKIYAGAEHPHAAQKPEVVEL
- a CDS encoding endo-1,4-beta-xylanase, with protein sequence MKKIISTATKVAAVAFAMSTFSFAGPGLADGAAKFVGNITTHTQVRSDFTQLWNQITAENECKWASIEGSRGKFNWGGCDAAYNWAKNNGGHFKFHALVWGSQYPSWLNGLSADETKKAITNWMDAVKQHYPDLEMIDVVNEAIKTSDGKYHSNYGPQGNNNIIAALGGDKGNYEFVAEAFRMARERWPDAILIYNDYNTVQWQKNEGIDLIQKLKKAGAPVDAYGLQAHDMMSQGGGQGGTGGGGSCLSLSTLKSTIEDIWNKTQIPLFISEYDIFTNDANVQKKCYSEQISYFMENENIAGITIWGYIYGATWNDGTSGIIKDGKDRPAMTWLKEYLASNKGVNTTGLPTGELTPVEPEPQTPFKGKAFDLSGKIEAEDFDIPGKGKGNNSYSVSGDCDDTWNTEYRKGTSVKIGEKNGGLVLGCNPTGNYFQYTINAAAGGTFKLKAAVAADGDGALVFKVGDKVVSDTLKYTGSSWTSFDEVSGSITLEKGDQILTMEVAKGYIDVDWFQIDAGKVPIAQTVKYVNNTRQDYHVFDQNGVHMGVLTAYGFDAAKEILQNSSAVKASGIYYLRSRTTGQMQSVRVTR